One genomic segment of Primulina tabacum isolate GXHZ01 chromosome 9, ASM2559414v2, whole genome shotgun sequence includes these proteins:
- the LOC142504287 gene encoding uncharacterized protein LOC142504287, producing MEVEGMMRSEAVISFGPDDLKGVNLPHNDVLLIQIDLQGYQLETVETDLFGFAGHAVYLEGEIILLLTLGTQELKKNFMTTFTVVEAPSSYNIILGRSAMNELRAVASTYHQNIKFPMVNQVGEI from the exons ATGGAGGTGGAAGGAATGATGAGGAGTGAAGCAGTTATCAGTTTTGGTCCGGATGACCTCAAGGGTGTTAATCTCCCTCACAATGATGTCCTGTTAATCCAG ATAGATTTGCAAGGATATCAGCTGGAGACCGTGGAAACTGATCTTTTTGGCTTTGCTGGCCACGCCGTCTACCTAGAAGGAGAGATTATTCTACTTTTGACTCTAGGTACTCAGGAGTTGAAGAAGAATTTCATGACCACCTTCACTGTTGTGGAAGCCCCATCatcatataatattatattgggACGGTCGGCCATGAATGAGCTAAGGGCTGTAGCATCCACATATCATCAGAACATAAAATTCCCAATGGTGAATCAAGTAGGAGAAATCTAG